A single genomic interval of Streptomyces sp. BA2 harbors:
- a CDS encoding CobW family GTP-binding protein → MSKPQIPVVVLAGFLGSGKTTLLNHLLHRSGGSRIGAIVNDFGSIEIDAMAVAGQLGDSTVSLGNGCLCCAVDASELDEYLERLARPSARIDVIVVEASGLAEPQELVKMVLASENPHIVYGGLVEVVDAAEFDATRERHPEVDRHLGIADLVVVNKVDRVPEDERERILDVVRRFTDRAAVVPASYGRVDVELLLDRKPAGERVGQLSFDDLHQHEHEGHDEHDGHLHCAYESLSFSSEVPMSPRPFMALLDSRPEGLYRIKGYVDFGAADPRNKYAVHAVGRFLRFYPEAWAPGEPRLTQLVLIGSGIDVPALEKELEASREYAPQGSADEHSMWGVLRYVQEPGPVE, encoded by the coding sequence GTGAGCAAGCCGCAGATCCCGGTCGTCGTCCTCGCCGGGTTTCTGGGATCAGGCAAGACGACCCTGCTCAATCATCTGTTGCACCGCAGCGGCGGCAGCCGGATCGGGGCGATCGTCAATGACTTCGGATCCATCGAGATCGATGCCATGGCCGTTGCCGGGCAGCTCGGTGACTCCACCGTCTCGCTCGGCAACGGGTGCCTTTGCTGCGCCGTGGACGCCAGCGAACTCGACGAGTATCTGGAGCGGCTTGCCCGGCCGTCCGCCCGGATCGACGTCATCGTCGTCGAGGCCAGCGGGCTCGCCGAGCCCCAGGAGCTCGTGAAGATGGTGCTCGCCAGCGAGAATCCGCACATCGTGTACGGGGGGCTCGTCGAGGTCGTCGACGCCGCCGAGTTCGACGCCACGCGCGAGCGGCACCCCGAAGTCGACCGGCATCTGGGAATCGCCGATCTTGTCGTCGTCAACAAGGTCGACCGCGTCCCTGAGGACGAGCGGGAGCGGATCCTCGACGTGGTTCGGAGGTTCACCGATCGCGCGGCTGTCGTTCCCGCCTCCTACGGGCGCGTCGACGTCGAGCTGCTCCTCGACCGGAAGCCCGCGGGGGAGCGGGTCGGGCAGCTGTCCTTCGACGACCTGCACCAGCACGAGCACGAGGGACACGACGAGCACGACGGCCATCTGCACTGCGCCTACGAAAGCCTCTCCTTCTCCTCCGAAGTGCCCATGAGCCCCCGCCCGTTCATGGCCCTCCTCGACAGTCGGCCCGAAGGGCTCTACCGCATCAAGGGGTACGTCGATTTCGGCGCCGCCGACCCGCGCAACAAGTACGCCGTGCACGCCGTAGGGCGGTTCCTGCGCTTCTACCCCGAGGCGTGGGCCCCGGGCGAGCCCCGGCTCACCCAGCTCGTCCTCATCGGCTCCGGCATCGACGTACCGGCTCTGGAGAAGGAGCTTGAGGCGTCTCGTGAGTACGCCCCACAGGGCAGTGCCGATGAGCACAGCATGTGGGGCGTACTTCGGTACGTACAGGAACCCGGGCCGGTGGAGTAG
- a CDS encoding DNA gyrase/topoisomerase IV subunit A — protein MARRSTKTPQPDESFEEKILDIDVVDEMQGSFLEYAYSVIYSRALPDARDGMKPVHRRIVYQMNEMGLRPDRGYVKCARVVGEVMGKLHPHGDASIYDALVRMAQPFSMRLPLVDGHGNFGSLGNDDPPAAMRYTECKMADATSLMTESIEENTVDFESNYDGQEQEPVTLPAAYPNLLVNGASGIAVGMATNMPPHNLGEVIAAARHLIKHPGADLETLMRFVPGPDLPTGGRIVGLSGVKDAYESGRGSFKIRATVAVENVTARRKGLVVTELPFSVGPEKVISKIKDLVGSKKLQGIADVKDLTDRSHGLRLVIEIKNGFVPEAVLEQLYKLTPMEESFGINNVALVDGQPLTLGLKELLEVYLDHRFNVVRRRSEFRRAKKQARLHLVEGLLVALLDIDEVIRLIRSSDNSAQAKERLMERFSLSEIQTQYILDTPLRRLTKFDRIELESERDKLNAEIEELTRILESDAELRKLVSAELAAVAKKFGTDRRTVLLESASTPAPTVSLQVADDPCRVLLSSTGLLARTANGEPFAESDTKRVKHDVIVSAVPATARGEVGAVTSEGRLLRLSVVDLPQLPETHAAPNLSGGAPISELLSLEADEKLICLMTLDESSPGLALGTEQGVVKRVVPDYPSNKEELEVVTLKDGDRIVGAAELRTGEEDLVFITDDAQLLRYQASQVRPQGRPAGGMTGIKLADGVKVISFVAVDPAVDAVVFTVAGSRGTLDDSVQTTAKVTPFDQYPRKGRATGGVRVQRFLKGEDCLSFAWAGPTPPLAAQRSGLPAELPEIDPRRDGSGVSLAKPVAAVAGPA, from the coding sequence ATGGCCCGCCGCAGCACGAAGACCCCGCAGCCCGACGAGTCGTTCGAGGAGAAGATCCTCGACATCGACGTCGTCGACGAGATGCAGGGCTCCTTCCTCGAGTACGCGTATTCGGTCATCTACTCGCGCGCCCTGCCGGACGCCCGCGACGGCATGAAGCCGGTGCACCGCCGCATCGTGTATCAGATGAACGAGATGGGCCTGCGCCCCGACCGCGGCTATGTGAAGTGCGCCCGCGTCGTCGGCGAGGTCATGGGTAAGTTGCACCCGCACGGCGACGCGTCGATCTACGACGCCCTGGTGCGCATGGCGCAGCCCTTCTCCATGCGTCTGCCCCTGGTGGACGGCCACGGCAACTTCGGATCGCTCGGCAACGACGACCCGCCGGCCGCCATGCGGTACACCGAGTGCAAGATGGCCGACGCGACGTCCCTGATGACGGAGTCGATCGAAGAGAACACGGTCGACTTCGAGTCGAACTACGACGGTCAGGAGCAGGAGCCGGTCACCCTGCCGGCGGCCTATCCGAACCTCCTGGTCAACGGCGCGTCGGGCATCGCCGTAGGCATGGCGACGAACATGCCGCCGCACAACCTCGGCGAGGTCATCGCCGCCGCCCGCCACCTGATCAAGCACCCCGGGGCCGACCTGGAGACGCTGATGCGTTTCGTGCCGGGCCCCGACCTGCCCACGGGTGGCCGCATCGTCGGCCTGTCCGGGGTCAAGGACGCGTACGAATCAGGACGCGGCAGCTTCAAGATCCGCGCGACGGTGGCCGTGGAGAACGTGACCGCACGCCGCAAGGGCCTGGTCGTGACCGAACTGCCCTTCTCCGTAGGCCCCGAGAAGGTCATCTCGAAGATCAAGGACCTGGTCGGCTCGAAGAAGCTGCAGGGTATCGCCGACGTCAAGGACCTCACGGACCGCTCGCACGGCCTGCGCCTCGTCATCGAGATCAAGAACGGCTTCGTCCCGGAGGCCGTCCTGGAGCAGCTGTACAAACTGACGCCGATGGAGGAGTCCTTCGGCATCAACAACGTGGCCCTGGTGGACGGCCAGCCCCTCACGCTCGGCCTCAAGGAGCTTCTCGAGGTCTATCTCGACCACCGCTTCAATGTCGTGCGCCGCCGCAGCGAGTTCCGCCGCGCCAAGAAGCAGGCGAGGCTGCACCTGGTCGAGGGTCTCCTTGTCGCCCTCCTGGACATCGACGAGGTCATCCGCCTCATCCGCTCCAGCGACAACTCCGCGCAGGCCAAGGAGCGCCTGATGGAGCGCTTCTCGCTGAGCGAGATCCAGACGCAGTACATCCTCGACACGCCACTGCGCCGTCTCACCAAGTTCGACCGCATCGAGCTGGAGTCCGAGCGCGACAAGCTCAACGCCGAGATCGAGGAGCTGACCCGGATCCTGGAGTCCGACGCGGAGCTGCGCAAGCTGGTCTCCGCCGAACTGGCCGCCGTGGCCAAGAAGTTCGGCACCGACCGGCGCACGGTCCTCCTGGAGTCGGCGAGCACCCCGGCACCCACGGTGTCGCTCCAGGTGGCGGACGACCCGTGCCGCGTGCTCCTCTCCTCGACGGGCCTCCTCGCCCGTACGGCCAATGGCGAGCCGTTCGCCGAGAGCGACACCAAGCGCGTCAAGCACGACGTGATCGTCTCCGCCGTCCCCGCGACCGCGCGGGGCGAGGTGGGCGCGGTGACGTCCGAAGGCCGCCTTCTGCGCCTCTCCGTGGTGGATCTCCCGCAGCTCCCGGAGACGCACGCGGCTCCCAACCTCTCCGGAGGAGCACCGATTTCGGAACTGCTCTCCCTGGAGGCGGACGAGAAGCTGATCTGCCTGATGACCCTGGACGAGTCCTCTCCGGGCCTCGCCCTCGGCACCGAACAGGGCGTGGTCAAGCGAGTGGTGCCGGACTATCCGTCCAACAAGGAAGAGCTTGAGGTCGTCACCCTCAAGGACGGTGACCGGATCGTCGGCGCGGCCGAGCTGCGCACGGGCGAGGAGGACCTGGTCTTCATCACGGACGACGCCCAGCTGCTCCGGTATCAGGCCTCGCAGGTGCGCCCGCAGGGCCGTCCCGCGGGCGGCATGACGGGCATCAAGCTCGCGGACGGCGTCAAGGTCATCTCCTTCGTGGCGGTGGACCCGGCCGTGGACGCCGTGGTCTTCACGGTGGCGGGCTCGCGCGGCACGCTCGACGACTCGGTGCAGACGACGGCCAAGGTGACGCCGTTCGACCAGTACCCCCGCAAGGGCCGGGCCACGGGTGGCGTCCGGGTCCAGCGCTTCCTGAAGGGCGAGGACTGCCTGAGCTTCGCGTGGGCGGGCCCGACGCCGCCGCTCGCGGCCCAGCGCAGTGGTCTGCCCGCGGAGCTGCCGGAGATCGACCCGCGCCGCGACGGCTCGGGCGTCTCGCTGGCGAAGCCGGTGGCCGCGGTGGCGGGCCCGGCGTAG
- a CDS encoding M16 family metallopeptidase, translated as MGHTATAEAGSGGLTATEHRLANGLRVVLSEDHLTPVAAVCLWYDVGSRHEVKGRTGLAHLFEHLMFQGSKQVQGNGHFELVQGAGGSLNGTTSFERTNYFETMPTHQLELALWLEADRMGSLLSALDEESMENQRDVVKNERRQRYDNVPYGTAFEKLTALSYPEGHPYHHTPIGSMADLDAATLEDARHFFRTYYAPNNAVLSVVGDIDPEQTLAWVEKYFGSIPSHNGKQPPRDGSLPDTIGKELREVVEEEVPARALMAAYRLPEDGTRACDAADLALTVLGSGESSRLYNRLVRRDRTAVAAGFGLLRLAGAPSLGWLDVKTSGDVEVPVIEAAVDEELARFAEEGPTEEEMERAQAQLEREWLDRLSTVAGRADELCRYAVLFGDPQLALTAVGRVLDVTAEEVKAAAAARLRPDNRAVLVYEPIAPEAAEATDEDEEEAAK; from the coding sequence ATGGGTCACACGGCCACAGCCGAGGCCGGCTCCGGCGGCCTGACAGCGACCGAGCACCGGCTGGCCAACGGCCTGCGCGTGGTGCTTTCCGAGGACCACCTGACCCCGGTCGCCGCGGTCTGCCTCTGGTACGACGTCGGCTCGCGCCACGAGGTCAAGGGGCGTACGGGCCTCGCGCACCTCTTCGAGCACCTCATGTTCCAGGGCTCGAAGCAGGTGCAGGGCAACGGCCACTTCGAGCTGGTGCAGGGCGCCGGCGGTTCGCTCAACGGCACCACGAGCTTCGAGCGGACCAACTACTTCGAGACCATGCCCACACACCAGCTCGAGCTGGCCCTGTGGCTGGAAGCCGACCGCATGGGCTCGCTGCTCTCCGCGCTCGACGAAGAATCCATGGAGAACCAGCGGGACGTCGTCAAGAACGAGCGCCGCCAGCGCTACGACAACGTTCCGTACGGCACGGCCTTCGAGAAGCTGACCGCCCTCTCGTACCCCGAGGGCCACCCCTACCACCACACCCCGATCGGCTCCATGGCCGACCTGGACGCGGCGACGCTGGAGGACGCGCGGCACTTCTTCCGTACGTACTACGCGCCCAACAACGCCGTCCTGTCGGTCGTCGGCGACATCGACCCGGAGCAGACCCTCGCCTGGGTCGAGAAGTACTTCGGGTCGATCCCCTCGCACAACGGCAAGCAGCCGCCGCGCGACGGCTCGCTGCCCGACACCATCGGCAAGGAGCTGCGCGAGGTCGTCGAGGAAGAGGTCCCGGCCCGCGCCCTGATGGCCGCCTACCGCCTCCCGGAGGACGGCACGCGCGCGTGCGACGCGGCCGACCTGGCGCTCACGGTCCTCGGCAGCGGCGAGTCGTCCCGGCTCTACAACCGCCTCGTGCGCCGCGACCGCACCGCCGTGGCGGCCGGATTCGGCCTGCTGCGGCTCGCCGGAGCCCCCTCGCTCGGCTGGCTCGACGTGAAGACGTCCGGTGACGTCGAGGTCCCCGTCATCGAGGCCGCCGTCGACGAGGAGCTCGCCCGCTTCGCGGAAGAGGGCCCCACCGAGGAGGAGATGGAGCGCGCCCAGGCACAGCTGGAGCGCGAGTGGCTCGACCGGCTCTCCACGGTGGCGGGCCGCGCGGACGAACTGTGCCGGTACGCCGTCCTGTTCGGTGACCCGCAGCTCGCCCTCACCGCCGTCGGGCGCGTCCTGGACGTCACCGCGGAAGAGGTCAAGGCGGCCGCTGCGGCCCGCCTGCGCCCCGACAACCGCGCGGTGCTCGTGTACGAGCCCATCGCCCCTGAGGCCGCCGAAGCCACCGACGAGGACGAAGAGGAGGCCGCGAAGTGA
- a CDS encoding insulinase family protein, with translation MTEAATMQFHPQPQAGTARPWAFPAPERATLDNGLTVLRCHRPGQQVVAVEVHLEAPLDAEPEGLDGVATIMARAFNEGTDKHSAEDFAAELDRCGATMDAHADHPGVRVSLEVPVSRLPKALGLLSDALRAPAFADSEIERLVRNRLDEIPHEAANPARRAAKELSRQLFPATSRMSRPRQGTEETVTAIDSAAVRTFYEKHVRPATATAVVVGDLTGIDLDVVLADTIGAWTGGTAEPRPVPPVTADDTGRVVIVDRPGAVQTQLLIGRVGPDRHDRVWPAQVLGTYCLGGTLTSRLDRVLREEKGYTYGVRAFAQVLRSAPDGSGAAMLAISGSVDTESTGLALDDLWKVLRTLAADGLTDAERDVAVQNLVGVAPLKYEMAASVAATLADQVEQHLPDDFQAQLYRQLAATGTVEATAAVVSAFPGDRLVTVLVGDAAQIEEPVRALGIGEVSVVTG, from the coding sequence GTGACCGAGGCCGCAACGATGCAGTTCCACCCGCAGCCCCAGGCGGGCACCGCACGGCCGTGGGCCTTCCCCGCGCCCGAGCGCGCCACTCTGGACAACGGCCTCACCGTGCTGCGCTGCCACCGCCCCGGCCAGCAGGTCGTCGCCGTCGAGGTCCACCTGGAGGCGCCGCTGGACGCCGAACCCGAGGGCCTGGACGGCGTCGCCACGATCATGGCGCGGGCCTTCAACGAAGGCACCGACAAGCATTCCGCCGAGGACTTCGCCGCCGAACTCGACCGCTGCGGCGCCACCATGGACGCGCACGCCGACCACCCCGGCGTCCGCGTCTCCCTCGAAGTCCCGGTCTCCCGCCTCCCGAAGGCGCTCGGCCTGCTCTCCGACGCCCTGCGCGCCCCCGCCTTCGCGGACAGCGAGATCGAACGCCTCGTACGCAACCGCCTGGACGAGATCCCGCACGAGGCCGCGAACCCGGCACGCCGCGCCGCCAAGGAGCTCTCCCGGCAGCTCTTCCCGGCGACCTCACGCATGTCGCGCCCCCGCCAGGGCACCGAGGAGACGGTCACGGCCATCGACTCGGCAGCGGTGCGCACCTTCTACGAGAAGCACGTGCGTCCCGCCACGGCGACCGCGGTCGTCGTGGGCGACCTGACCGGCATCGACCTGGACGTCGTCCTCGCCGACACCATCGGCGCCTGGACGGGCGGCACCGCCGAGCCGCGTCCGGTGCCCCCGGTGACGGCGGACGACACAGGCCGTGTCGTCATCGTGGACCGCCCTGGCGCCGTCCAGACGCAGTTGCTCATCGGCCGCGTGGGACCGGACCGGCACGACCGCGTCTGGCCCGCGCAGGTGCTCGGCACGTACTGCCTGGGCGGCACCCTCACCTCACGCCTGGACCGCGTCCTGCGCGAGGAGAAGGGATACACCTACGGCGTACGGGCGTTCGCCCAGGTCCTGCGGTCCGCTCCGGACGGCAGCGGCGCCGCGATGCTCGCCATCAGCGGCTCCGTGGACACCGAGTCCACGGGTCTGGCCCTCGACGACCTGTGGAAGGTCCTGCGCACCCTCGCGGCCGACGGCCTGACGGACGCCGAACGCGACGTGGCTGTCCAGAACCTGGTGGGTGTGGCCCCGCTCAAGTACGAGATGGCGGCGTCCGTCGCGGCCACTCTCGCCGACCAGGTCGAGCAGCACCTACCGGACGACTTCCAGGCCCAGCTGTACCGCCAGTTGGCCGCCACCGGCACCGTGGAGGCCACAGCCGCCGTGGTGAGCGCCTTCCCCGGGGACCGTCTCGTGACGGTGCTCGTCGGTGACGCCGCGCAGATCGAGGAGCCCGTCAGGGCGCTCGGCATCGGTGAAGTGAGTGTGGTCACGGGGTGA
- a CDS encoding M23 family metallopeptidase has translation MAFTRATGKHRRPSRLTRTTANVAGVAALTTTGVIGGLAAPALAADDAALEHTGLTQAISVGDSLAQSIDAQAAAQQQAADDAAAAKKAEEAAKKKAAEAKRKAEAEAKAKAKKEREAKERAAREAERKRLNSYVSPITGSSISTGYQTGGAMWSSGSHTGVDFHAASGTSVHAVGSGTVVEAGWGGAYGNNVVIKMNDGTYTQYGHMSSLGVTVGQAVTPGQQIGLSGSTGNSSGPHLHFEARTGADYGTDIDPVAYLRSHGVNV, from the coding sequence ATGGCGTTCACCCGTGCCACCGGGAAGCACCGTCGCCCGAGCCGCCTCACGCGTACGACCGCGAACGTGGCGGGCGTCGCCGCCCTCACCACCACTGGTGTCATCGGAGGCCTGGCCGCTCCGGCGCTCGCCGCCGACGACGCGGCTCTTGAGCACACCGGCCTCACCCAGGCCATCTCCGTGGGCGACTCGCTCGCCCAGAGCATCGACGCGCAGGCCGCTGCCCAGCAGCAGGCCGCCGACGACGCCGCAGCCGCCAAGAAGGCCGAAGAGGCCGCCAAGAAGAAGGCCGCAGAGGCGAAGCGCAAGGCCGAGGCCGAGGCGAAGGCCAAGGCCAAGAAGGAGCGCGAGGCCAAGGAGCGTGCCGCTCGCGAGGCCGAGCGCAAGCGCCTCAACAGCTACGTATCGCCGATCACCGGCTCGTCCATCTCCACGGGCTACCAGACCGGCGGCGCCATGTGGTCCTCCGGCAGCCACACCGGCGTCGACTTCCACGCCGCGTCCGGCACCTCGGTCCACGCGGTCGGCTCCGGCACCGTCGTCGAGGCCGGCTGGGGCGGCGCCTACGGCAACAACGTGGTCATCAAGATGAACGACGGCACGTACACCCAGTACGGCCACATGTCGTCCCTCGGTGTCACGGTCGGCCAGGCGGTCACCCCGGGCCAGCAGATAGGCCTCTCCGGCTCCACCGGCAACTCCAGCGGCCCGCACCTCCACTTCGAGGCCCGCACCGGCGCGGACTACGGCACGGACATCGACCCGGTCGCCTACCTCCGCTCGCACGGCGTCAACGTCTGA
- a CDS encoding GntR family transcriptional regulator, whose amino-acid sequence MRIPAHSVCTAIRDDIVSGVYERGGRLTEELLARRYGVSRVPVREALRTLEAEGFVVTRRHAGACVAEPTEQEAADLLEIRALLEPLGAARAAQRRTEAHLKVLRGLVRLGQERSRRGRSEDLRSLGGWFHETLAQASGSQGLTALLTQLRHKIAWMYVVETSAAPAEAWAEHAAIVDAVARGDAERARSLTAAHTERTTAAHRLRLGRNLPGVRGSQHSVNTAGLRL is encoded by the coding sequence ATGCGCATTCCCGCGCACTCGGTATGCACGGCCATCCGGGACGACATCGTCTCCGGTGTCTACGAACGGGGTGGCCGGCTCACCGAGGAACTACTGGCGCGCCGCTATGGGGTCTCCCGCGTCCCCGTGCGCGAGGCCCTGCGCACCCTGGAGGCCGAGGGGTTCGTCGTCACGCGCAGGCACGCGGGCGCGTGCGTCGCGGAGCCCACCGAGCAGGAGGCGGCCGACCTCCTGGAGATACGCGCGCTCCTGGAGCCGCTGGGCGCGGCCCGCGCCGCACAGCGTCGCACGGAGGCGCACCTGAAGGTCCTGCGCGGCCTCGTCAGGCTCGGCCAGGAGCGGTCGAGGCGCGGTCGGAGTGAGGATCTGCGCTCCCTGGGCGGCTGGTTCCACGAGACGCTCGCCCAGGCATCCGGCAGCCAGGGCCTCACGGCACTGCTCACCCAGCTCCGGCACAAGATCGCCTGGATGTACGTGGTCGAGACGTCGGCCGCCCCCGCCGAGGCCTGGGCCGAGCACGCCGCGATCGTCGACGCGGTCGCCCGCGGGGACGCGGAGCGGGCCAGGTCGCTCACCGCCGCGCACACGGAGCGGACGACGGCCGCGCACCGGCTGCGCCTCGGGCGCAATCTCCCGGGTGTGAGGGGTTCGCAACATTCCGTAAACACTGCGGGTCTGCGCCTTTAA
- a CDS encoding HPr family phosphocarrier protein, whose translation MAERRVNVGWAEGLHARPASIFVRAATAAGVPVTIAKADGNPVNAASMLAVLGLGAQGGEEITLASDAEGADAALDRLAKLVADGLEELPETV comes from the coding sequence ATGGCTGAGCGCCGCGTCAACGTCGGCTGGGCCGAGGGCCTTCACGCCCGACCCGCCTCCATCTTCGTCCGCGCGGCCACCGCCGCGGGCGTCCCCGTGACGATCGCCAAGGCTGACGGCAACCCCGTGAACGCCGCCTCCATGCTCGCGGTGCTCGGTCTGGGCGCGCAGGGCGGCGAGGAGATCACCCTCGCCTCCGACGCCGAGGGCGCGGACGCCGCTCTCGACCGTCTGGCGAAGCTGGTCGCGGACGGCCTCGAGGAACTCCCCGAGACCGTCTAG